A genomic segment from Clostridium pasteurianum BC1 encodes:
- a CDS encoding FtsK/SpoIIIE family DNA translocase — translation MPRRRNVKNNTSNENSTLNSDIAGVVLICFGIFIVFSLFFTNTSGILGKGMRKLLFTTIGMGSYVFPFILIIIGIGYMVKRGNIGYNKKFFGIILFIINTLLIITMINLNDYYINGQVMEGVQKIYDTDSIIHGGVISYMIDIPILKLFGKGCYVLFSCIYIVSFVLISKKSLGDALKKTLLVIKNKRQSADKVEECNIVEEDNNNVVKGALNKIKVMDFLKNTSPVNENKAISESEIQIRDSNDKETAAKDISEELEKEIEDNSIQSINGDYELPTIDLLNENELSKLKRSDKKELLTSATKLTDTLNSFGVDAKVIQVTKGPSVTRYELQPSAGVKVSKIVNLADDIALNLASAGVRIEAPIPGKAAIGIEVPNKDLTPVYLREVIESDAFINTKYKLAFCLGKDIGGNCVVSDLSKMPHMLIAGATGSGKSVCINTLIISILYKYLPDDVKLLMIDPKVVELSIYNGIPHLLIPVVTNPKKAAGALSWAVNEMTRRYKIFADNSVRNIEGYNELFYKGRIDNKLPWVVIIIDELADLMMVCPNDVEDYIGRLAQMARAAGMHLVIATQRPSVDVITGVIKANIPSRISFAVSSQIDSRTILDTAGAEKLLGKGDMLFYPVGESKPLRIQGAFISEEEVEKVVTFIKNQNPKSEYREEIIEEINNSSSDSKSSDEDELLNEAIKIVVESDQASTSLIQRKLRIGYNRAARIVEQLEEKGIISKRDGSKPRNILISKDEIGNL, via the coding sequence TTGCCAAGGAGAAGAAATGTAAAAAATAATACTTCAAATGAAAATTCAACTTTAAACAGCGATATTGCAGGTGTAGTATTAATATGCTTCGGTATATTTATAGTATTCAGTCTTTTTTTCACTAATACAAGTGGTATATTGGGAAAGGGAATGAGAAAATTATTATTTACTACAATAGGCATGGGCTCCTATGTTTTCCCATTTATCTTAATAATAATTGGCATAGGTTATATGGTGAAAAGGGGAAATATAGGATATAATAAAAAGTTTTTTGGAATTATTCTTTTTATAATAAATACTCTTCTTATTATTACAATGATAAATTTAAATGATTATTATATTAATGGACAAGTAATGGAGGGTGTTCAAAAAATATATGACACTGATAGCATAATACATGGTGGAGTGATTTCTTATATGATAGATATTCCAATATTAAAACTATTTGGTAAAGGATGTTATGTGCTATTCTCCTGCATTTATATAGTTTCTTTTGTACTTATATCAAAAAAATCATTGGGGGATGCTTTAAAAAAAACTCTTCTCGTCATTAAGAATAAAAGACAGAGTGCTGATAAAGTAGAAGAATGCAATATTGTAGAAGAGGATAATAATAATGTTGTAAAAGGCGCTTTAAATAAGATAAAAGTTATGGATTTTTTAAAAAATACATCTCCTGTAAATGAGAATAAAGCCATTTCTGAATCTGAAATTCAAATAAGGGATAGTAATGATAAAGAAACTGCTGCAAAAGATATAAGTGAAGAACTTGAAAAAGAAATTGAAGATAATTCCATTCAAAGTATTAATGGGGATTATGAACTTCCAACTATAGATTTACTAAATGAAAATGAATTGAGCAAATTAAAGAGAAGTGATAAGAAAGAGCTTCTAACGAGTGCAACAAAATTAACAGATACTCTAAATAGTTTTGGAGTAGATGCAAAAGTAATTCAAGTTACGAAAGGACCTTCCGTAACTAGATATGAGCTTCAGCCAAGCGCAGGAGTGAAGGTAAGTAAAATAGTGAATTTAGCTGACGACATAGCTCTAAATTTGGCTTCTGCTGGTGTGAGAATAGAGGCTCCAATTCCCGGAAAAGCAGCTATAGGTATAGAAGTTCCAAATAAGGACTTAACCCCTGTATATTTACGTGAAGTTATAGAGTCAGATGCTTTTATCAATACAAAATACAAATTAGCATTTTGTCTTGGTAAGGATATAGGTGGAAACTGTGTCGTATCCGATTTAAGTAAAATGCCTCATATGCTTATTGCAGGTGCTACTGGTTCAGGTAAAAGTGTATGTATTAATACTCTAATAATAAGTATTTTATATAAATACCTGCCTGATGATGTTAAACTACTTATGATTGATCCTAAAGTAGTTGAGCTTAGTATATATAATGGTATACCGCATCTTTTGATTCCTGTAGTAACTAACCCCAAAAAGGCAGCAGGCGCCCTTAGTTGGGCTGTAAATGAAATGACAAGGAGATACAAAATATTTGCTGATAATAGTGTGAGAAATATAGAGGGATATAATGAATTATTTTATAAGGGTAGAATAGACAATAAATTGCCCTGGGTAGTTATAATAATTGATGAGCTTGCAGATTTAATGATGGTATGCCCAAATGATGTAGAAGATTATATAGGAAGACTAGCTCAAATGGCTAGAGCAGCGGGAATGCATTTGGTTATTGCAACTCAAAGACCTTCTGTGGATGTTATTACAGGAGTAATAAAGGCAAATATTCCTTCGAGAATATCTTTTGCAGTATCCAGTCAAATAGATTCTAGAACAATACTTGATACAGCTGGAGCTGAAAAACTTTTAGGTAAAGGTGATATGCTATTCTATCCGGTAGGAGAATCTAAACCCTTAAGAATACAGGGAGCTTTTATATCTGAGGAAGAAGTTGAAAAAGTTGTAACCTTTATTAAAAATCAAAATCCAAAATCTGAATATAGAGAAGAAATAATTGAAGAAATAAATAATAGCTCATCAGATTCTAAATCATCAGATGAAGATGAATTATTAAATGAAGCCATAAAAATTGTGGTGGAATCAGATCAAGCCTCTACTTCATTAATACAGAGAAAACTTAGAATAGGATATAATAGAGCTGCTAGAATTGTTGAACAATTAGAAGAAAAGGGGATTATATCAAAAAGAGATGGAAGCAAACCTAGAAATATCTTGATAAGTAAGGATGAAATAGGAAATTTATAA
- the rimO gene encoding 30S ribosomal protein S12 methylthiotransferase RimO, which produces MNKLNFGLISLGCDKNRIDSETILGDIKDNYEIVNDPKKADIILVNTCGFIEASKQESIDTILEMAEYKNKYNCKMLIATGCLTQRYGNELLNLMPELDLILGVNDYNKLNQAIGNFFNEGGKKQSLCNYSDENINGGKRIVTTGSFSAYVRISEGCNNSCSYCIIPKIRGKYRSRTMEDIIEECIELSEQGIKEIILVAQDTTRYGLDIYNKKMLPELLRKISEIKSIQWIRILYCYPEEITDELVAEISTNDKVCKYIDIPIQHISNNILTKMKRHTKKEEITKSILNLKSTIKNICLRTSIIVGFPGETDEDFEELKDFIKYIKFDKLGVFMYSREEETEAFYMPNQIDEAVKKQRQEELMLIQQQISKDINKTKIGRIYNVIIEGKNNNNFWYGRNYEIAPEIDGEIFFKCDRILNVGNFINVKIIDSLEYDLIGVVCDESC; this is translated from the coding sequence GTGAATAAACTAAATTTTGGACTGATAAGTTTAGGCTGTGATAAAAATAGAATTGATTCAGAGACTATACTTGGGGATATTAAAGACAATTATGAAATAGTAAATGACCCTAAAAAAGCTGATATAATTTTGGTAAATACTTGTGGATTTATTGAGGCCTCAAAGCAAGAATCTATAGATACTATTTTGGAAATGGCAGAATATAAAAATAAATATAACTGCAAAATGCTTATAGCCACTGGATGTTTAACACAAAGATATGGAAATGAATTATTAAATTTAATGCCTGAATTAGATTTAATTCTTGGGGTAAATGATTATAATAAACTTAATCAGGCTATTGGAAATTTTTTTAATGAGGGTGGAAAAAAACAAAGTTTATGTAATTATAGTGATGAAAATATAAATGGGGGAAAAAGAATTGTAACTACTGGATCCTTTAGTGCTTATGTAAGAATATCTGAAGGCTGCAATAATTCCTGCTCCTATTGCATAATTCCTAAAATTAGAGGAAAATATAGAAGCAGAACAATGGAAGATATTATTGAGGAATGTATTGAACTGAGTGAACAGGGTATTAAAGAAATAATACTTGTAGCCCAGGATACTACAAGATATGGATTGGATATTTACAATAAAAAAATGCTTCCTGAGCTTCTTAGAAAAATTAGTGAAATTAAATCTATTCAATGGATAAGAATACTCTATTGTTATCCTGAAGAAATAACAGATGAATTAGTAGCTGAAATTTCTACTAATGACAAAGTATGTAAGTATATAGATATACCAATACAGCATATTAGCAATAATATACTTACAAAAATGAAAAGACATACAAAAAAAGAAGAGATAACTAAATCAATATTAAATTTAAAAAGTACAATAAAAAATATATGCCTCAGAACATCAATAATTGTAGGCTTTCCTGGCGAAACAGATGAGGATTTTGAGGAACTAAAGGATTTTATTAAATATATTAAATTTGATAAATTGGGAGTTTTCATGTATTCAAGAGAAGAGGAAACAGAAGCTTTTTATATGCCAAATCAAATAGATGAAGCTGTAAAGAAACAGAGGCAGGAAGAATTGATGCTAATTCAACAGCAAATATCAAAAGATATAAATAAAACAAAAATTGGTAGAATATATAATGTTATTATAGAAGGAAAAAATAATAATAACTTTTGGTATGGAAGAAATTATGAAATAGCTCCGGAAATAGATGGTGAAATTTTTTTCAAATGTGATAGAATATTAAATGTAGGTAATTTTATTAACGTAAAAATTATAGATAGTCTAGAATATGATTTAATAGGGGTTGTATGTGATGAATCTTGCTAA
- the pgsA gene encoding CDP-diacylglycerol--glycerol-3-phosphate 3-phosphatidyltransferase: MNLANKLTVIRIILVPVFLIFITVKGIPYGRSIATTVFIIAALTDKLDGYIARSRNQITRFGKLMDPLADKLLVSAALVSLVEFHILNSWIAIIIIAREFAVTGLRSIAAAEGIVLAASWWGKIKTVIQIVAIVCALINLNIRHINFLHNYFPVDLVSLFEYLTNITMFLAVIITVISGTDYFVKNREIIRADK; this comes from the coding sequence ATGAATCTTGCTAATAAACTAACTGTAATAAGAATAATCTTAGTTCCTGTTTTTTTGATTTTTATTACTGTGAAGGGAATTCCTTATGGTAGAAGTATTGCCACTACTGTTTTTATTATAGCTGCTCTTACAGATAAATTAGATGGTTATATAGCTCGAAGTAGAAATCAAATAACACGTTTTGGAAAATTAATGGATCCTTTAGCAGATAAGCTCTTAGTATCTGCTGCTTTAGTATCTCTAGTGGAATTTCATATACTAAACAGTTGGATTGCTATTATAATAATTGCAAGGGAGTTTGCAGTTACAGGACTTAGATCAATTGCTGCTGCAGAAGGCATTGTATTAGCTGCTAGTTGGTGGGGCAAAATAAAAACTGTTATACAAATTGTTGCTATTGTATGTGCGCTAATAAATTTAAATATACGTCATATTAATTTTCTACATAATTATTTTCCTGTTGATTTGGTATCATTATTTGAGTACTTAACTAATATAACTATGTTTTTAGCTGTTATAATTACTGTAATTTCTGGTACTGACTATTTTGTAAAGAATCGAGAAATTATAAGAGCAGATAAATGA
- the recA gene encoding recombinase RecA, with amino-acid sequence MDNEKFKALEAALGQIEKQFGKGSIMKLGEHSVLDVDSISTGCLSLDIALGIGGVPRGRVVEIYGPESSGKTTVALHVIAEAQKSEGTAAFIDAEHALDPAYARRLGVDTENLIVSQPDTGEQALEIAEALVRSNAIDVIVVDSVAALVPKAEIEGEMGDSHVGLQARLMSQALRKLAGAINKSKCVVIFINQLREKVGVMFGSPETTPGGRALKFYASVRMDIRRIDSIKQGDEIIGNRTRVKVIKNKIAPPFKQAEFDIMYNEGISKEGNIVDVGVKEEIIQKSGAWFSYGEVRLGQGRENAKQYLKENPDIEIEIETKIREKNELPIKKSNSDTDDTDEKLEKDKKLSKA; translated from the coding sequence ATGGATAATGAAAAATTTAAAGCACTAGAAGCTGCCTTAGGACAAATTGAAAAACAATTTGGTAAGGGCTCTATTATGAAACTTGGAGAACATAGTGTATTGGATGTAGATTCAATATCAACAGGTTGTTTATCTTTAGATATAGCATTGGGAATAGGTGGAGTGCCAAGAGGGAGAGTTGTAGAAATATATGGACCTGAATCCTCTGGTAAAACTACAGTAGCCCTTCATGTTATAGCAGAAGCTCAAAAATCAGAAGGTACTGCTGCTTTTATTGATGCTGAACATGCCTTAGATCCTGCTTATGCAAGAAGGCTTGGAGTTGATACGGAAAATTTAATAGTTTCACAGCCAGATACTGGAGAGCAAGCTCTAGAAATAGCTGAAGCCCTTGTAAGGTCTAATGCAATAGATGTAATAGTAGTGGATTCTGTTGCTGCTTTAGTTCCTAAAGCTGAAATAGAAGGTGAAATGGGAGATTCACATGTTGGTCTTCAGGCAAGACTTATGTCTCAAGCCCTTAGAAAGCTTGCAGGAGCTATAAATAAATCAAAATGTGTAGTTATATTTATAAATCAATTAAGAGAAAAAGTCGGAGTTATGTTTGGAAGTCCAGAGACAACTCCCGGTGGAAGAGCTTTAAAATTCTATGCTTCCGTGAGAATGGACATTAGAAGAATAGATTCTATAAAGCAGGGTGATGAAATAATTGGTAATAGAACTAGAGTAAAGGTAATAAAAAATAAAATAGCTCCTCCATTTAAGCAAGCTGAATTTGATATAATGTATAATGAAGGAATTTCAAAAGAAGGAAATATTGTTGACGTTGGAGTTAAAGAAGAAATAATTCAAAAAAGCGGTGCCTGGTTCTCCTATGGAGAAGTAAGACTTGGTCAAGGTAGAGAAAATGCTAAACAGTATTTAAAAGAAAATCCGGATATAGAAATTGAAATAGAAACTAAAATAAGAGAAAAAAATGAGTTGCCTATAAAAAAATCAAATTCTGATACTGATGATACGGATGAAAAGTTAGAAAAGGATAAAAAATTATCTAAAGCTTAA
- the rny gene encoding ribonuclease Y — MGLLKYWMIIVVVLVILVVIIELYIRKKYSWAKISKAEEDAKNIRDEASREAESMKKESILEAKDEVHKLRIDFEKESRERRSEIQRLERRNIQREEALDKKSELIEKKEGNLNARESAVEEKEKSIEELYQNQRKEIERLSNLSSEEAKELLLEEVRKEIKHESAVMIKEIETKAKEEADKKAREIITCAIQRCAADHVAESTVYVVSLPNDEMKGRIIGREGRNIRALETLTGIDLIIDDTPEAVILSGFDPIRREVARIALEKLILDGRIHPARIEEMVEKAKKEVENNIKEEGEQATFETGVHGLHAELIRLLGRLKYRTSYGQNVLKHSVEVSYLAGFMASELGIDPTLAKRAGLLHDIGKAVDHEIEGPHALIGSEIAKKHHESSVIVNAIGAHHGDIDPQSLEAILVQAADAISAARPGARRETLEAYIKRLEKLEEISNSYEGVEKSYAIQAGREIRIMVKPESVDDAGASEMARNIVKRIESELEYPGQIKINVIRETRAVDYAK, encoded by the coding sequence ATGGGACTACTTAAATATTGGATGATAATTGTCGTTGTACTGGTAATTCTGGTGGTTATAATTGAACTTTATATTAGAAAAAAATATTCTTGGGCTAAAATATCTAAAGCTGAAGAAGATGCAAAAAATATAAGGGATGAGGCTAGCAGAGAAGCTGAATCGATGAAAAAAGAGTCCATTTTAGAAGCAAAGGATGAAGTTCATAAGCTTAGAATTGATTTTGAAAAAGAATCAAGAGAGCGAAGATCTGAGATCCAAAGATTAGAAAGAAGAAATATTCAAAGAGAAGAAGCTCTAGATAAAAAGAGTGAATTAATTGAGAAAAAAGAAGGTAATTTAAACGCACGTGAAAGTGCAGTGGAAGAAAAGGAAAAGAGCATTGAAGAATTATATCAAAACCAAAGGAAAGAAATTGAGAGACTTTCAAATCTGAGTTCTGAAGAAGCGAAAGAATTGCTACTTGAAGAAGTTCGTAAAGAAATAAAACATGAATCAGCAGTTATGATTAAAGAGATTGAAACAAAAGCTAAAGAAGAAGCCGATAAAAAGGCTCGAGAAATCATAACTTGTGCAATACAGAGATGTGCTGCAGATCATGTAGCAGAGTCAACAGTTTATGTTGTGTCTTTACCTAATGATGAAATGAAAGGTCGAATAATTGGAAGAGAAGGCAGAAATATTAGGGCCTTGGAAACCCTTACCGGAATTGATTTAATAATCGATGATACACCAGAAGCAGTCATACTTTCTGGCTTTGATCCTATAAGAAGAGAAGTTGCAAGAATAGCCTTAGAAAAATTAATATTGGATGGTAGAATTCATCCTGCTAGGATTGAAGAAATGGTTGAAAAAGCTAAAAAAGAAGTAGAAAACAATATAAAAGAAGAAGGCGAGCAAGCCACTTTCGAAACTGGTGTTCATGGTTTACATGCAGAACTTATAAGACTTTTAGGAAGATTAAAGTACAGAACAAGTTATGGCCAGAATGTTTTAAAGCATTCTGTAGAAGTATCGTACTTAGCTGGATTTATGGCATCTGAACTTGGTATAGATCCAACCCTTGCAAAAAGAGCAGGTTTACTACATGACATAGGAAAAGCAGTAGATCATGAAATTGAAGGACCACATGCTTTAATCGGTTCTGAAATAGCAAAGAAGCATCATGAATCTTCTGTTATAGTAAATGCAATTGGGGCTCACCATGGTGATATAGACCCTCAATCACTTGAAGCTATACTTGTTCAAGCGGCAGATGCTATATCTGCTGCAAGGCCTGGTGCAAGACGAGAAACTTTAGAAGCATATATAAAACGTTTGGAGAAGTTAGAAGAAATTTCAAACTCATACGAAGGTGTAGAAAAGTCATATGCCATTCAGGCTGGAAGAGAAATTAGAATAATGGTTAAACCAGAAAGTGTTGATGATGCAGGAGCATCAGAAATGGCAAGGAATATTGTTAAGAGAATAGAAAGTGAATTAGAGTATCCTGGTCAAATTAAAATTAATGTAATAAGAGAAACTCGAGCAGTAGATTATGCAAAATAA
- a CDS encoding stage V sporulation protein S, with product MEVLKVSAKSSPNSVAGALAGVLRERGVAEIQAIGAGAINQANKAIAIARGFVAPSGIDLVCIPAFTDIEIDGEERTAIKLIVQPR from the coding sequence ATGGAAGTATTAAAAGTTTCAGCAAAATCAAGTCCAAATTCAGTAGCAGGCGCTCTAGCAGGGGTACTAAGAGAAAGAGGAGTTGCAGAAATACAAGCTATCGGAGCTGGTGCAATAAATCAAGCTAATAAAGCCATAGCTATTGCAAGAGGTTTCGTAGCTCCTAGTGGAATAGATTTAGTATGTATACCAGCCTTCACGGATATTGAAATAGATGGTGAAGAAAGAACAGCCATAAAGCTTATTGTACAACCTAGATAG
- a CDS encoding decaprenyl-phosphate phosphoribosyltransferase has product MINLNFQQIFKLMRPKQWIKNFFVFAAMIFSGKFTDLHIFIINIFVFAMFCLVSSCVYILNDLVDVNKDRQHPEKKNRPIASGKVTKLQAIIAEIILLILVFTICYKIDLKLLVVFLLYFIINIFYSFKLKNVVIIDVMIITFGFVLRVESGSVATNVQLSPWMILCTILISLFMSLNKRKSEIITLKDTSGNHRRILDEYSVDLIENMLTIVTPSILIAYCLYTFSSIQSRTMMLTIPFVLYGIFRYQYLMMKRNIGGKPEDVFQKDIPFLINVILWGITVISIIYFKL; this is encoded by the coding sequence ATGATTAACCTAAATTTTCAGCAGATATTTAAACTTATGAGACCTAAGCAATGGATAAAAAACTTTTTTGTTTTTGCAGCAATGATATTTTCTGGTAAATTTACTGATTTACATATATTTATAATAAATATTTTTGTTTTTGCAATGTTTTGTCTAGTATCTTCCTGTGTATATATATTAAATGATCTGGTGGATGTAAATAAAGATAGACAGCATCCTGAAAAGAAAAATAGACCTATTGCCAGTGGAAAAGTGACAAAATTACAGGCAATAATAGCAGAAATTATTCTGCTTATTTTAGTTTTTACCATATGCTATAAAATAGATCTAAAATTATTAGTTGTATTTTTACTTTATTTTATCATTAATATATTCTATTCTTTTAAATTAAAAAATGTAGTTATAATAGATGTTATGATAATAACTTTTGGATTTGTACTTAGAGTTGAAAGTGGAAGTGTTGCAACTAATGTACAGTTATCTCCATGGATGATTTTATGTACAATTTTAATTTCGTTGTTTATGTCACTTAACAAAAGAAAAAGTGAAATTATTACATTAAAAGATACAAGTGGTAATCATCGAAGGATATTAGATGAATATTCAGTGGATTTGATAGAAAATATGCTCACTATAGTAACTCCAAGTATTCTCATTGCCTACTGTCTGTATACATTCAGTTCTATCCAAAGTAGAACAATGATGCTTACCATTCCATTTGTACTCTATGGTATATTCAGATATCAATATCTGATGATGAAGCGTAATATAGGAGGAAAGCCTGAGGATGTTTTTCAAAAGGATATACCTTTTTTGATTAATGTAATATTATGGGGAATTACTGTTATATCAATTATATATTTTAAACTATAA
- a CDS encoding pyridoxal phosphate-dependent aminotransferase, with protein sequence MILSNKAKNISPSLTLAITAKVKEMRKNGIDVIGFGAGEPDFNTPKNIQLAAIKAMEEGYTKYTAASGIIELKKAIANKFKKDNNLTYDVSQIIISNGAKQCINDVFQAILNPQDEVIISSPYWVTYPELVKLSDGVPVIITTEEKNSFKFTINDLEKAVTAKTKVIILNSPNNPTGTVYSKEEIEKIAEFAKKHDLLIISDEIYEKLIYGDFKHFSIASISEDSFKRTIVINGMSKTYAMTGWRVGYAASGNTEIIKLMSNVQGHTTANPNSIAQYASVEALTGDQSSVEFMISKFKERRNYMVNKINSIENVSCTRPEGAFYVMMNISKLIGKTINGKTINGSIDFAESLLEDNKVAVVPGDAFGVSEYVRLSYATSMENIEEGLERIHNFVNKIY encoded by the coding sequence ATGATTTTATCTAACAAAGCAAAAAATATTTCGCCATCTCTTACTTTAGCTATTACTGCAAAAGTAAAAGAGATGAGGAAAAATGGTATAGATGTTATAGGTTTTGGCGCTGGTGAACCTGACTTCAATACTCCTAAAAATATTCAACTTGCAGCTATAAAGGCAATGGAAGAAGGTTATACTAAATATACTGCTGCATCGGGTATAATAGAGTTAAAAAAGGCTATAGCTAATAAATTTAAGAAAGATAATAATTTAACTTATGATGTATCACAAATTATAATATCAAATGGTGCAAAACAATGTATTAATGATGTTTTTCAGGCTATATTAAATCCACAGGACGAAGTTATAATTAGTAGTCCTTATTGGGTAACTTATCCTGAACTAGTGAAATTAAGTGATGGTGTACCTGTAATTATTACTACTGAGGAAAAAAATTCTTTTAAATTTACTATTAATGACCTCGAAAAGGCTGTTACAGCAAAAACTAAAGTTATAATATTAAATAGTCCCAATAATCCAACAGGAACAGTTTATTCAAAAGAAGAAATTGAAAAAATTGCAGAATTTGCAAAAAAACATGATTTATTAATTATTTCTGATGAAATATATGAAAAATTAATTTATGGTGACTTTAAGCATTTTAGTATTGCAAGCATAAGCGAAGATTCTTTTAAAAGAACAATTGTAATTAATGGTATGTCTAAAACTTATGCTATGACTGGTTGGAGAGTTGGATATGCTGCTAGTGGTAATACTGAAATAATTAAGTTAATGTCAAATGTACAAGGTCATACTACAGCTAATCCTAATTCTATAGCTCAGTATGCCTCTGTAGAGGCATTAACTGGAGATCAATCTTCAGTAGAATTTATGATAAGTAAATTTAAAGAGAGAAGAAATTATATGGTAAATAAAATAAACAGCATAGAAAATGTATCATGTACCAGGCCTGAAGGTGCATTTTATGTAATGATGAATATAAGTAAATTAATAGGTAAAACAATAAATGGAAAAACAATAAATGGTTCTATTGATTTTGCTGAAAGTCTTTTAGAAGATAATAAAGTAGCAGTAGTTCCTGGAGATGCCTTTGGTGTTTCAGAATATGTTAGACTTTCTTATGCAACTTCTATGGAAAATATAGAAGAGGGACTGGAAAGAATACATAATTTTGTAAATAAAATTTATTGA
- a CDS encoding HPr family phosphocarrier protein — MVTKEVTVKSSTGLHARPATLLVKKASSFKSDVSLEYNGKKANIKSLIGVLSLGVTSNAVVKVTASGDDETLAAEEVAKLIESIAE; from the coding sequence ATGGTAACAAAAGAAGTTACAGTAAAAAGTTCTACTGGTTTACATGCTAGACCAGCTACTCTATTAGTAAAAAAAGCATCATCTTTTAAATCAGATGTTAGTCTTGAATACAATGGTAAAAAGGCTAATATTAAAAGTTTAATAGGAGTTTTATCTTTAGGAGTTACTAGCAATGCTGTTGTTAAAGTAACTGCTTCAGGTGACGACGAAACTTTAGCAGCTGAAGAAGTTGCAAAATTAATTGAATCAATTGCTGAATAA
- a CDS encoding alpha-amylase family glycosyl hydrolase — protein MNPWYNEAVFYHIYPLGFCGAPKSNDFKAEPVERLEKIYDWIDHIKYLGVNSIYFGPIFESTSHGYDTTDYNVVDRRLGNKDTFIKLVNTLHKNNIRVVIDGVFNHVGRDFFAFKDILLKGQKSKYCNWFHNLNFNQKSPLNDPFSYDTWNGYYNLVKLNLSNQEVKEYLFEAIKMWVKELDIDGLRLDCADCLDFNFITELSSLCKKTKSDFWLMGEIIHGDYNRWANTTMLDSVTNYECYKGLYSSHNDKNYFEIAYSFNRQFGDNFGIYRNIYLYNFLDNHDVNRIASTLKCSDYIYPLHVLLFTMPGIPSIYYGSEWGIKGTKNISDDDLRPELDLTSISSSNSNKKLIELIHELAKIRKNSKALKHGKYFQIRVLNEQFAYARILEEDCIIIIVNLSEKASSLEIDIPVKGVKVLDILNNKETFKIENNKCLIPDLLPCWGRILKVE, from the coding sequence ATGAACCCTTGGTATAATGAAGCAGTATTCTATCATATTTATCCACTGGGATTTTGTGGAGCACCAAAGTCTAATGATTTTAAAGCAGAGCCAGTAGAACGTCTAGAAAAAATCTATGATTGGATTGATCACATTAAATATTTAGGTGTCAATTCTATTTATTTTGGTCCAATATTTGAGTCAACATCTCATGGTTATGACACAACAGACTATAATGTAGTTGACAGGCGTTTAGGGAATAAAGATACTTTTATTAAGCTTGTAAATACTTTGCATAAGAATAATATAAGAGTGGTAATTGATGGCGTATTTAATCATGTAGGTCGTGATTTTTTTGCATTTAAGGATATACTTTTAAAGGGCCAAAAATCAAAATATTGCAATTGGTTTCACAATCTAAATTTCAACCAAAAAAGTCCATTAAATGATCCCTTTAGCTATGATACATGGAATGGATACTATAATCTCGTTAAGCTTAATCTCAGTAATCAAGAAGTGAAGGAATATCTTTTTGAGGCCATAAAAATGTGGGTTAAAGAACTGGATATTGATGGCTTACGTTTAGATTGTGCAGATTGCCTTGACTTTAATTTTATTACTGAGCTGTCTTCCTTGTGTAAAAAAACAAAATCGGATTTTTGGCTTATGGGTGAAATTATACATGGCGATTACAACCGCTGGGCAAACACTACTATGCTTGACTCTGTGACAAATTATGAATGCTATAAGGGATTATACTCCAGTCATAACGACAAGAACTATTTTGAAATTGCCTATTCTTTTAACCGTCAGTTTGGAGACAACTTTGGTATATATAGAAATATTTACTTATATAATTTCCTTGATAACCACGATGTAAATCGAATTGCAAGTACATTAAAGTGCTCAGATTATATTTACCCATTACATGTACTTTTGTTCACTATGCCTGGTATCCCTTCTATTTACTATGGCAGTGAGTGGGGAATTAAAGGTACAAAGAATATTTCAGACGATGATTTACGTCCTGAACTGGATCTAACAAGTATATCATCAAGTAACTCTAATAAAAAATTAATAGAATTAATCCATGAACTGGCTAAAATACGAAAAAATTCAAAGGCATTAAAACATGGGAAATATTTTCAGATTAGAGTACTGAATGAACAATTTGCATATGCCAGAATACTGGAAGAGGATTGTATAATTATCATAGTAAATTTATCAGAAAAGGCTAGTTCCTTAGAAATTGATATACCTGTAAAAGGGGTTAAAGTGCTTGATATTTTAAATAATAAAGAAACATTTAAAATTGAAAATAACAAGTGTCTTATACCAGATTTGCTTCCTTGCTGGGGAAGAATTCTTAAGGTAGAGTAA